In Poecile atricapillus isolate bPoeAtr1 chromosome 12, bPoeAtr1.hap1, whole genome shotgun sequence, one DNA window encodes the following:
- the ITGB1BP2 gene encoding integrin beta-1-binding protein 2 — MALLCYNKGCGQRFDPEHNAEDSCLYHPGVPIFHDALKGWSCCKKRTTDFSEFLSIKGCTKGFHSKEKPPEPSSQGKISDEPKAKPLKELIFQGPKSAEKMLRERPSSDEPRQLLPIKVSRSLEQALEKLNMTSEDKTLKSSCTGEEAAQVRAGTTCKNAACKAIYQGPESNTEVCTFHPGVPVFHEGMKYWSCCGIKTTDFSAFMEQPGCSRGCHCWTEKKDKKAVLCRQDWHQTSGQVVVTVYAKNPLPALSSVKANRTVLEAHVIFEGDKIFQAELELWGTIDVGKSFVSMVPAKVEITLCKASPGSWARLELPQSKLQSCGEQEKEAANTEEPGAVQNEDSDDSLSWSEEEDEELEMGTPEMITPSN; from the exons ATGGCATTGCTGTGCTACAACAAGGGCTGCGGGCAGAGGTTTGATCCCGAGCACAACGCTGAGG ATTCCTGCTTGTAtcacccaggtgtccccatcTTCCACGATGCCCTGAAG GGCTGGTCTTGCTGCAAGAAACGCACAACGGACTTCTCTGAGTTCCTCTCCATAAAG ggatgCACAAAGGGGTTTCATAGCAAGGAGAAGCCCCCTGAGCCTTCCAGCCAAGGGAAGATCTCAGATGAACCAAAGGCCAAACCATTGAAGGAGCTCATTTTCCAAGGACCAAAATCAGCTGAGAAGATGCTGCGGGAAAGACCAAG CTCCGATGAGCCAAGACAACTGCTGCCAATTAAAGTATCCAGGTCTCTGGAGCAGGCACTGGAGAAACTGAACATGACCTCTGAGGACAAGACGCTCAAGAGCAGTTGTACAG GTGAGGAGGCTGCCCAGGTGAGAGCTGGCACCACCTGCAAGAATGCAGCCTGCAAGGCG ATCTACCAGGGCCCAGAGAGTAACACAGAGGTTTGTACATTTCATCCTGGTGTTCCTGTCTTCCATGAGGG GATGAAGtactggagctgctgtggaatCAAAACCACGGACTTCAGCGCCTTCATggagcagccaggctgcagccGTGGGTGTCACTGCTGGACGGAAAAGAAG GACAAGAAGGCGGTGCTGTGCCGGCAGGACTGGCACCAAACCAGCGGCCAGGTGGTGGTGACGGTCTATGCCAAGAACCCCCTGCCTGCCCTCAGCAGCGTGAAGGCCAATCGTACCGTG CTTGAGGCTCATGTCATCTTTGAAGGGGATAAGATTTTCCAGGCAGAACTGGAGCTCTGGGGG ACCATTGACGTAGGGAAGAGCTTTGTGAGCATGGTCCCAGCCAAGGTGGAGATCACGCTTTGCaaagccagccctggctcctgggccaggctggagctccCCCAAAGCAAGTTGCAGTCCTGTGGTGAGCAAGAGAAGGAAGCTGCAAACACAGAggagcctggggctgtgcagaATGAGGACTCTGATGACAGCTTGAGCTGGTCcgaggaagaagatgaagagtTGGAGATGGGAACACCGGAGATGATAACACCGAGTAACTGA
- the NONO gene encoding non-POU domain-containing octamer-binding protein isoform X3, producing MQGNKGFNMEKQNHAPRKQHQQHPPPSIPANGQQANSQKQLCTLFPSDEGLTIDLKNFRKPGEKTFTQRSRLFVGNLPPDITEEEMRKLFEKYGKAGEVFIHKDKGFGFIRLETRTLAEIAKVELDNMPLRGKQLRVRFACHSASLTVRNLPQFVSNELLEEAFSVFGQVERAVVIVDDRGRSSGKGIVEFSGKPAARKALDRCSDGSFLLTTFPRPVTVEPMDQYDDEEGLPEKLVIKNQQYHKEREQPPRFAQPGSFEYEYAMRWKALIEMEKQQQEQVDRNIKEAREKLEMEMEAARHEHQVMLMRQDLMRRQEELRRMEELHNQEVQKRKQLELRQEEERRRREEEMRRQQEEMMRRQQEGFKGNFADAREPPDMRMGQMGMGGTIGMNNRGAMGGTNVPAPAPPAAGPGAMIPDGAMGMTPPPPPDRFGQGGAMEGLGAMGGNPPAFNRGNPGGDFGPNKRRRY from the exons ATGCAGGGCAACAAGGGGTTCAACATGGAGAAGCAGAACCACGCTCCGCgcaagcagcaccagcagcacccgCCGCCGTCCATCCCCGCGAACGGGCAGCAGGCCAACAGCCAGA AGCAGCTGTGTACCTTATTCCCCTCAGATGAAGGCCTGACTATTGACCTGAAGAATTTCCGGAAACCTGGTGAAAAGACCTTCACCCAAAGAAGCCGCCTCTTTGTGGGGAATCTGCCCCCAGACATTACAGAGGAAGAGATGAGAAAGTTGTTTGAGAAGTATGGGAAGGCAGGGGAAGTCTTCATACACAAGGACAAAGGCTTTGGTTTTATCAGGCTG GAAACTCGCACTCTGGCAGAGATTGCCAAGGTGGAACTGGACAACATGCCTCTCCGCGGGAAGCAGCTCCGAGTGCGCTTTGCCTGCCACAGCGCCTCGCTGACAGTCAGGAATCTGCCTCAGTTTGTGTCCAATGAGCTCCTGGAGGAAGCCTTCTCAGTGTTTGGCCAGGTGGAGAGGGCTGTGGTTATTGTGGATGACAGAGGACGATCCTCTGGGAAAGGCATTGTGGAGTTCTCAGGGAAGCCTGCTGCTAGGAAAGCGCTGGATAGATGTAGTGATGGGTCTTTCCTGCTAACTAC ATTCCCTCGCCCTGTCACTGTGGAGCCCATGGATCAGTATGATGATGAGGAGGGTCTACCAGAGAAACTAGTCATCAAAAACCAGCAATATCACAA GGAGCGTGAGCAGCCTCCTCGGTTTGCACAGCCTGGCAGCTTTGAATATGAATATGCCATGCGTTGGAAGGCTTTGATAGAaatggagaagcagcagcaggaacaagtAGACCGCAACATCAAGGAAGCTCGAGAGaagctggaaatggaaatggaagcAGCTCGCCATGAGCACCAAGTGATGCTCATGCGGCAAG ATTTAATGAGACgccaggaggagctgaggagaaTGGAGGAATTGCATAACCAAGAAGTACAAAAACGTAAACAATTGGAACTCAG GCAAGAAGAGGAACGCAGGCGCCGTGAGGAGGAAATGAGAAGGCAGCAAGAAGAGATGATGAGACGCCAGCAGGAAGGctttaaagggaattttgctGATGCA AGGGAGCCACCAGACATGCGAATGGGACAGATGGGTATGGGAG gtaCCATTGGCATGAACAATAGAGGAGCTATGGGTGGTACCAatgtcccagctcctgcacctcctgctgctggtcCTGGAGCTATGATCCCTGATGGAGCCATGGGAATG ACTCCACCACCACCTCCAGACCGCTTCGGCCAGGGTGGAGCCATGGAAGGCCTTGGAGCGATGGGAGGGAACCCACCTGCCTTCAACAGAGGAAATCCAGGGGGCGATTTTGGCCCTAACAAGCGTCGCAGATACTAG
- the NONO gene encoding non-POU domain-containing octamer-binding protein isoform X2, whose translation MQGNKGFNMEKQNHAPRKQHQQHPPPSIPANGQQANSQSESRARRGGPPGPALDEGLTIDLKNFRKPGEKTFTQRSRLFVGNLPPDITEEEMRKLFEKYGKAGEVFIHKDKGFGFIRLETRTLAEIAKVELDNMPLRGKQLRVRFACHSASLTVRNLPQFVSNELLEEAFSVFGQVERAVVIVDDRGRSSGKGIVEFSGKPAARKALDRCSDGSFLLTTFPRPVTVEPMDQYDDEEGLPEKLVIKNQQYHKEREQPPRFAQPGSFEYEYAMRWKALIEMEKQQQEQVDRNIKEAREKLEMEMEAARHEHQVMLMRQDLMRRQEELRRMEELHNQEVQKRKQLELRQEEERRRREEEMRRQQEEMMRRQQEGFKGNFADAREPPDMRMGQMGMGGTIGMNNRGAMGGTNVPAPAPPAAGPGAMIPDGAMGMTPPPPPDRFGQGGAMEGLGAMGGNPPAFNRGNPGGDFGPNKRRRY comes from the exons ATGCAGGGCAACAAGGGGTTCAACATGGAGAAGCAGAACCACGCTCCGCgcaagcagcaccagcagcacccgCCGCCGTCCATCCCCGCGAACGGGCAGCAGGCCAACAGCCAGAGTGAGTCCCGGGCCCGCCGCGGgggcccgcccggccccgctctgg ATGAAGGCCTGACTATTGACCTGAAGAATTTCCGGAAACCTGGTGAAAAGACCTTCACCCAAAGAAGCCGCCTCTTTGTGGGGAATCTGCCCCCAGACATTACAGAGGAAGAGATGAGAAAGTTGTTTGAGAAGTATGGGAAGGCAGGGGAAGTCTTCATACACAAGGACAAAGGCTTTGGTTTTATCAGGCTG GAAACTCGCACTCTGGCAGAGATTGCCAAGGTGGAACTGGACAACATGCCTCTCCGCGGGAAGCAGCTCCGAGTGCGCTTTGCCTGCCACAGCGCCTCGCTGACAGTCAGGAATCTGCCTCAGTTTGTGTCCAATGAGCTCCTGGAGGAAGCCTTCTCAGTGTTTGGCCAGGTGGAGAGGGCTGTGGTTATTGTGGATGACAGAGGACGATCCTCTGGGAAAGGCATTGTGGAGTTCTCAGGGAAGCCTGCTGCTAGGAAAGCGCTGGATAGATGTAGTGATGGGTCTTTCCTGCTAACTAC ATTCCCTCGCCCTGTCACTGTGGAGCCCATGGATCAGTATGATGATGAGGAGGGTCTACCAGAGAAACTAGTCATCAAAAACCAGCAATATCACAA GGAGCGTGAGCAGCCTCCTCGGTTTGCACAGCCTGGCAGCTTTGAATATGAATATGCCATGCGTTGGAAGGCTTTGATAGAaatggagaagcagcagcaggaacaagtAGACCGCAACATCAAGGAAGCTCGAGAGaagctggaaatggaaatggaagcAGCTCGCCATGAGCACCAAGTGATGCTCATGCGGCAAG ATTTAATGAGACgccaggaggagctgaggagaaTGGAGGAATTGCATAACCAAGAAGTACAAAAACGTAAACAATTGGAACTCAG GCAAGAAGAGGAACGCAGGCGCCGTGAGGAGGAAATGAGAAGGCAGCAAGAAGAGATGATGAGACGCCAGCAGGAAGGctttaaagggaattttgctGATGCA AGGGAGCCACCAGACATGCGAATGGGACAGATGGGTATGGGAG gtaCCATTGGCATGAACAATAGAGGAGCTATGGGTGGTACCAatgtcccagctcctgcacctcctgctgctggtcCTGGAGCTATGATCCCTGATGGAGCCATGGGAATG ACTCCACCACCACCTCCAGACCGCTTCGGCCAGGGTGGAGCCATGGAAGGCCTTGGAGCGATGGGAGGGAACCCACCTGCCTTCAACAGAGGAAATCCAGGGGGCGATTTTGGCCCTAACAAGCGTCGCAGATACTAG
- the NONO gene encoding non-POU domain-containing octamer-binding protein isoform X1, translated as MQGNKGFNMEKQNHAPRKQHQQHPPPSIPANGQQANSQSESRARRGGPPGPALEQLCTLFPSDEGLTIDLKNFRKPGEKTFTQRSRLFVGNLPPDITEEEMRKLFEKYGKAGEVFIHKDKGFGFIRLETRTLAEIAKVELDNMPLRGKQLRVRFACHSASLTVRNLPQFVSNELLEEAFSVFGQVERAVVIVDDRGRSSGKGIVEFSGKPAARKALDRCSDGSFLLTTFPRPVTVEPMDQYDDEEGLPEKLVIKNQQYHKEREQPPRFAQPGSFEYEYAMRWKALIEMEKQQQEQVDRNIKEAREKLEMEMEAARHEHQVMLMRQDLMRRQEELRRMEELHNQEVQKRKQLELRQEEERRRREEEMRRQQEEMMRRQQEGFKGNFADAREPPDMRMGQMGMGGTIGMNNRGAMGGTNVPAPAPPAAGPGAMIPDGAMGMTPPPPPDRFGQGGAMEGLGAMGGNPPAFNRGNPGGDFGPNKRRRY; from the exons ATGCAGGGCAACAAGGGGTTCAACATGGAGAAGCAGAACCACGCTCCGCgcaagcagcaccagcagcacccgCCGCCGTCCATCCCCGCGAACGGGCAGCAGGCCAACAGCCAGAGTGAGTCCCGGGCCCGCCGCGGgggcccgcccggccccgctctgg AGCAGCTGTGTACCTTATTCCCCTCAGATGAAGGCCTGACTATTGACCTGAAGAATTTCCGGAAACCTGGTGAAAAGACCTTCACCCAAAGAAGCCGCCTCTTTGTGGGGAATCTGCCCCCAGACATTACAGAGGAAGAGATGAGAAAGTTGTTTGAGAAGTATGGGAAGGCAGGGGAAGTCTTCATACACAAGGACAAAGGCTTTGGTTTTATCAGGCTG GAAACTCGCACTCTGGCAGAGATTGCCAAGGTGGAACTGGACAACATGCCTCTCCGCGGGAAGCAGCTCCGAGTGCGCTTTGCCTGCCACAGCGCCTCGCTGACAGTCAGGAATCTGCCTCAGTTTGTGTCCAATGAGCTCCTGGAGGAAGCCTTCTCAGTGTTTGGCCAGGTGGAGAGGGCTGTGGTTATTGTGGATGACAGAGGACGATCCTCTGGGAAAGGCATTGTGGAGTTCTCAGGGAAGCCTGCTGCTAGGAAAGCGCTGGATAGATGTAGTGATGGGTCTTTCCTGCTAACTAC ATTCCCTCGCCCTGTCACTGTGGAGCCCATGGATCAGTATGATGATGAGGAGGGTCTACCAGAGAAACTAGTCATCAAAAACCAGCAATATCACAA GGAGCGTGAGCAGCCTCCTCGGTTTGCACAGCCTGGCAGCTTTGAATATGAATATGCCATGCGTTGGAAGGCTTTGATAGAaatggagaagcagcagcaggaacaagtAGACCGCAACATCAAGGAAGCTCGAGAGaagctggaaatggaaatggaagcAGCTCGCCATGAGCACCAAGTGATGCTCATGCGGCAAG ATTTAATGAGACgccaggaggagctgaggagaaTGGAGGAATTGCATAACCAAGAAGTACAAAAACGTAAACAATTGGAACTCAG GCAAGAAGAGGAACGCAGGCGCCGTGAGGAGGAAATGAGAAGGCAGCAAGAAGAGATGATGAGACGCCAGCAGGAAGGctttaaagggaattttgctGATGCA AGGGAGCCACCAGACATGCGAATGGGACAGATGGGTATGGGAG gtaCCATTGGCATGAACAATAGAGGAGCTATGGGTGGTACCAatgtcccagctcctgcacctcctgctgctggtcCTGGAGCTATGATCCCTGATGGAGCCATGGGAATG ACTCCACCACCACCTCCAGACCGCTTCGGCCAGGGTGGAGCCATGGAAGGCCTTGGAGCGATGGGAGGGAACCCACCTGCCTTCAACAGAGGAAATCCAGGGGGCGATTTTGGCCCTAACAAGCGTCGCAGATACTAG
- the NONO gene encoding non-POU domain-containing octamer-binding protein isoform X4: protein MQGNKGFNMEKQNHAPRKQHQQHPPPSIPANGQQANSQNEGLTIDLKNFRKPGEKTFTQRSRLFVGNLPPDITEEEMRKLFEKYGKAGEVFIHKDKGFGFIRLETRTLAEIAKVELDNMPLRGKQLRVRFACHSASLTVRNLPQFVSNELLEEAFSVFGQVERAVVIVDDRGRSSGKGIVEFSGKPAARKALDRCSDGSFLLTTFPRPVTVEPMDQYDDEEGLPEKLVIKNQQYHKEREQPPRFAQPGSFEYEYAMRWKALIEMEKQQQEQVDRNIKEAREKLEMEMEAARHEHQVMLMRQDLMRRQEELRRMEELHNQEVQKRKQLELRQEEERRRREEEMRRQQEEMMRRQQEGFKGNFADAREPPDMRMGQMGMGGTIGMNNRGAMGGTNVPAPAPPAAGPGAMIPDGAMGMTPPPPPDRFGQGGAMEGLGAMGGNPPAFNRGNPGGDFGPNKRRRY, encoded by the exons ATGCAGGGCAACAAGGGGTTCAACATGGAGAAGCAGAACCACGCTCCGCgcaagcagcaccagcagcacccgCCGCCGTCCATCCCCGCGAACGGGCAGCAGGCCAACAGCCAGA ATGAAGGCCTGACTATTGACCTGAAGAATTTCCGGAAACCTGGTGAAAAGACCTTCACCCAAAGAAGCCGCCTCTTTGTGGGGAATCTGCCCCCAGACATTACAGAGGAAGAGATGAGAAAGTTGTTTGAGAAGTATGGGAAGGCAGGGGAAGTCTTCATACACAAGGACAAAGGCTTTGGTTTTATCAGGCTG GAAACTCGCACTCTGGCAGAGATTGCCAAGGTGGAACTGGACAACATGCCTCTCCGCGGGAAGCAGCTCCGAGTGCGCTTTGCCTGCCACAGCGCCTCGCTGACAGTCAGGAATCTGCCTCAGTTTGTGTCCAATGAGCTCCTGGAGGAAGCCTTCTCAGTGTTTGGCCAGGTGGAGAGGGCTGTGGTTATTGTGGATGACAGAGGACGATCCTCTGGGAAAGGCATTGTGGAGTTCTCAGGGAAGCCTGCTGCTAGGAAAGCGCTGGATAGATGTAGTGATGGGTCTTTCCTGCTAACTAC ATTCCCTCGCCCTGTCACTGTGGAGCCCATGGATCAGTATGATGATGAGGAGGGTCTACCAGAGAAACTAGTCATCAAAAACCAGCAATATCACAA GGAGCGTGAGCAGCCTCCTCGGTTTGCACAGCCTGGCAGCTTTGAATATGAATATGCCATGCGTTGGAAGGCTTTGATAGAaatggagaagcagcagcaggaacaagtAGACCGCAACATCAAGGAAGCTCGAGAGaagctggaaatggaaatggaagcAGCTCGCCATGAGCACCAAGTGATGCTCATGCGGCAAG ATTTAATGAGACgccaggaggagctgaggagaaTGGAGGAATTGCATAACCAAGAAGTACAAAAACGTAAACAATTGGAACTCAG GCAAGAAGAGGAACGCAGGCGCCGTGAGGAGGAAATGAGAAGGCAGCAAGAAGAGATGATGAGACGCCAGCAGGAAGGctttaaagggaattttgctGATGCA AGGGAGCCACCAGACATGCGAATGGGACAGATGGGTATGGGAG gtaCCATTGGCATGAACAATAGAGGAGCTATGGGTGGTACCAatgtcccagctcctgcacctcctgctgctggtcCTGGAGCTATGATCCCTGATGGAGCCATGGGAATG ACTCCACCACCACCTCCAGACCGCTTCGGCCAGGGTGGAGCCATGGAAGGCCTTGGAGCGATGGGAGGGAACCCACCTGCCTTCAACAGAGGAAATCCAGGGGGCGATTTTGGCCCTAACAAGCGTCGCAGATACTAG